The Nesterenkonia xinjiangensis genome contains a region encoding:
- a CDS encoding TRAP transporter small permease subunit, with the protein MNTRPTSQETRDDERFLSEADLAEIERPDTEIVIPRAGDPINEAFRKVGATIAVSSLLIVWVLLLVAVVLRYATGSSMDFATELPAYLYPWIIAGGVIVAMALGGHIAVDFVLTRLGPRGAQGTQVGIWVFSGTLFAVITVLSLSLVEPLLAQITPILGWPRFGSFAAFMLMAACLAVQSFARAWSFARGRTDDVTADAVGAKEEVYGV; encoded by the coding sequence GTGAACACCCGCCCCACTTCCCAGGAGACACGCGACGACGAGCGCTTCCTCTCCGAGGCCGACCTCGCCGAGATCGAGCGGCCGGACACGGAGATCGTCATCCCCCGCGCCGGAGATCCGATCAACGAGGCCTTCCGGAAGGTCGGCGCCACCATCGCGGTGAGCTCACTGCTGATCGTCTGGGTGCTGCTGCTGGTCGCCGTCGTCCTCCGGTACGCGACCGGCTCCTCCATGGACTTCGCCACCGAGCTGCCCGCCTATCTGTACCCGTGGATCATCGCCGGCGGCGTCATCGTGGCCATGGCCCTGGGAGGCCACATCGCCGTGGACTTCGTGCTCACCCGGCTCGGGCCGCGCGGCGCACAGGGCACCCAGGTGGGCATCTGGGTCTTCAGCGGCACGCTCTTCGCCGTGATCACAGTGCTCTCGCTGAGCCTTGTCGAGCCGCTGCTCGCCCAGATCACCCCGATCCTGGGCTGGCCACGATTCGGCAGCTTCGCCGCCTTCATGCTGATGGCGGCCTGCCTCGCGGTGCAGAGCTTCGCCCGGGCCTGGTCCTTCGCCCGCGGGCGGACAGATGACGTCACAGCCGATGCCGTCGGCGCGAAGGAGGAGGTCTACGGTGTCTGA
- a CDS encoding sensor histidine kinase, which yields MTAPESESAATSPAASTARSGVSADSHEWRRRCPTTEELRHDMLIALALFCGAVLSLTLGRGLGFYEDPAGPVVSVLCLALLHLPVAWRRRRPAVVAVVVAGAMILSGELRVPELLISNISIFLVLYTLGAWRARDRAARIARWTVVAAMAAWLLVSFIRISVEPMFDSDEPLAPGALTPALAMILYQLLTNVLFFAGAIWFGHRAWESARDRARAEERAEQLRAERALVAQQTIALERLRLARELHDSVAHHVSLMGIQASAARTVLPTDPGEAERCIRRVEDAARRSVAELHHLLGVLRTHDQDAVTSTLRAEHIPDLMEQLRSAGIAVDHQVHGDPRPLEPLASLTLYRVAQESLTNVRKHAGPSAQTSLRIRWRSASVELEVTDDGGGRAAQHPSGARTPSRRAGGHGLQGMRERAAAAGGRLETGPTPEGGFMVRVELPLDIEAVDTAASTAADPADSATEPALAFKERL from the coding sequence ATGACGGCGCCCGAGTCTGAATCCGCCGCGACGTCTCCCGCTGCCTCGACAGCCCGATCCGGGGTCTCTGCGGACTCTCACGAGTGGCGACGGCGCTGTCCCACCACGGAGGAGCTGCGCCACGACATGCTGATCGCGCTGGCCCTGTTCTGCGGGGCGGTGCTGTCACTGACCCTCGGCCGCGGGCTGGGCTTCTATGAGGATCCTGCCGGTCCCGTGGTCTCGGTCCTGTGCCTGGCGCTGCTGCACCTGCCGGTCGCGTGGCGACGTCGGCGTCCGGCCGTCGTCGCCGTCGTGGTGGCCGGGGCCATGATCCTCAGCGGCGAGCTGCGGGTGCCGGAGCTGCTCATCAGCAACATCTCCATCTTCCTGGTCCTCTACACGCTGGGCGCGTGGAGGGCCCGGGACCGGGCTGCCCGCATCGCGCGCTGGACGGTGGTGGCCGCGATGGCGGCCTGGCTCCTGGTCTCGTTCATCCGCATCTCCGTGGAGCCGATGTTCGACTCCGACGAACCTCTGGCGCCGGGGGCGCTGACCCCTGCGCTGGCCATGATCCTGTACCAGCTGCTCACCAACGTCCTGTTCTTCGCCGGCGCCATCTGGTTCGGCCACCGGGCGTGGGAGTCCGCCCGGGACCGTGCCCGGGCCGAAGAGCGCGCCGAGCAGCTGCGCGCCGAGCGGGCCCTCGTCGCCCAGCAGACCATCGCGCTGGAGCGGCTCCGCCTGGCCCGCGAGCTGCACGACTCGGTGGCCCATCACGTCTCCCTCATGGGGATCCAGGCGTCCGCCGCCCGGACGGTGCTGCCCACCGATCCCGGCGAGGCCGAACGGTGCATCCGGCGCGTGGAGGACGCCGCCCGACGCTCCGTGGCGGAGCTGCACCACCTGCTGGGCGTGCTGCGCACGCACGACCAGGACGCCGTCACCAGCACCCTGCGCGCCGAGCACATCCCCGACCTGATGGAGCAGCTGCGCAGCGCTGGCATCGCCGTGGACCATCAGGTGCACGGGGATCCGCGGCCCCTGGAGCCGCTGGCCTCCCTGACCCTGTACCGGGTGGCCCAGGAGTCGCTGACAAACGTGCGCAAGCATGCCGGCCCCTCCGCCCAGACGAGCCTGCGGATCCGGTGGCGCAGCGCCTCCGTGGAGCTCGAGGTCACCGACGACGGCGGCGGCCGTGCCGCCCAGCACCCCTCCGGTGCCCGGACGCCCTCACGCCGCGCGGGAGGGCATGGCCTTCAGGGGATGCGTGAGCGGGCCGCGGCCGCCGGGGGGCGCCTGGAGACCGGCCCCACCCCCGAGGGCGGCTTCATGGTGCGGGTCGAGCTGCCGCTGGACATCGAGGCGGTCGACACCGCCGCCAGTACGGCAGCCGACCCCGCCGACTCCGCCACGGAGCCGGCCCTGGCCTTCAAGGAGAGACTGTGA
- a CDS encoding DctP family TRAP transporter solute-binding subunit: protein MTSQPSDPRGPGRFRCRSPRPRRGLRATAALGVLALTAGLASCGTGADAEADDSRRLLLGHGAEPGNPRSLAAEHFSERVAEETDGRIEAQVLGQESLGSDSDMMVSVASGTLDMSVNSQGPFSPVVPEANLVGLPFLFENSEHAYEVIDGEAGDHLAAEAEERGYHVLAWWDNGIRDITNSTRPIEDVEDLRGLQIRTPDDPMTIDIFRSLGASPTPMAFGELYLGLRQGAVDGQENPVVNIHSSSLHEVQDHLAVTGHKYELNPFVISTQTWATLDEEDQELLSELAIEARDHQRALMQEQTEEIYSEYEDTLEVTHPDREAFREATGDVYEAWRQKHPEFYELITEAAEQTRATHEEDAP from the coding sequence GTGACATCCCAGCCTTCCGACCCACGAGGCCCCGGCCGGTTCCGCTGCCGCTCTCCCCGGCCCCGCCGCGGCCTGCGGGCCACCGCCGCCCTCGGCGTCCTGGCTCTCACCGCAGGCCTCGCCTCCTGCGGCACCGGCGCCGATGCCGAGGCCGACGACTCCCGCCGCCTGCTGCTCGGTCACGGAGCCGAGCCGGGCAACCCGCGATCCCTGGCCGCTGAGCACTTCAGCGAACGCGTGGCCGAGGAGACCGATGGACGCATCGAGGCCCAGGTGCTGGGCCAGGAGTCTCTCGGCTCCGACAGCGACATGATGGTCTCCGTCGCCTCCGGCACTCTGGACATGTCGGTGAACTCCCAGGGGCCCTTCTCTCCGGTGGTCCCCGAGGCCAACCTGGTGGGTCTGCCGTTCCTCTTCGAGAACAGCGAGCACGCCTACGAGGTCATCGACGGGGAGGCCGGCGACCACCTGGCCGCCGAGGCCGAAGAGCGCGGCTACCACGTGCTCGCGTGGTGGGACAACGGCATCCGCGACATCACCAACAGCACCCGCCCCATCGAGGACGTCGAAGACCTGCGCGGGCTCCAGATCCGCACCCCGGACGACCCGATGACCATCGACATCTTCCGCTCCCTCGGTGCCTCTCCCACCCCGATGGCCTTCGGCGAGCTGTACCTGGGCCTGCGCCAGGGCGCGGTGGACGGGCAGGAGAACCCGGTGGTGAACATCCACTCCTCCTCGCTCCACGAGGTCCAGGACCATCTGGCCGTCACCGGCCACAAATACGAGCTGAACCCCTTCGTCATCTCCACACAGACCTGGGCCACGCTCGACGAGGAGGACCAGGAGCTGCTCTCCGAGCTGGCGATCGAGGCCCGCGACCACCAGCGGGCGCTCATGCAGGAGCAGACCGAGGAGATCTACAGCGAGTACGAGGACACCCTCGAGGTCACCCATCCGGACCGCGAGGCCTTCCGCGAAGCCACCGGGGACGTCTACGAGGCCTGGCGGCAGAAGCACCCCGAGTTCTACGAGCTGATCACCGAGGCCGCGGAGCAGACCCGCGCCACGCACGAGGAGGATGCGCCGTGA
- a CDS encoding response regulator transcription factor, giving the protein MTHASEMPAQQVSAPQTPVSGTPSTPDSPVRVLLADDQPLLLQGIATILDAQPDLQVIGTASSGQEAVEIAERLRPHVICMDIEMPGMDGIEATARVRGSGTAEVIMLTTFNREDYLLRALQAGASGFLLKTASPEQLAEGIRTVAGGEALLAPEVTRSLIRRAVRSGNPRDADVHDGGPGTREPRGGTAPDPLSEREVEVLSLAARGLSNAEIGVRLFIGAETVKTHMSRVLAKLHLRNRVEAVAYAYHHRIVTPDGDPT; this is encoded by the coding sequence GTGACGCACGCATCGGAGATGCCCGCCCAACAGGTCTCTGCACCGCAGACGCCCGTGTCAGGTACGCCGTCGACACCCGACTCCCCCGTCCGGGTGCTGCTCGCCGACGACCAGCCGCTGCTGCTCCAGGGCATCGCCACGATCCTGGACGCGCAGCCGGATCTACAAGTGATCGGCACTGCCTCCTCGGGGCAGGAGGCGGTGGAGATCGCCGAGCGACTGCGCCCGCACGTGATCTGCATGGACATCGAGATGCCCGGCATGGACGGCATCGAGGCCACTGCTCGAGTGCGGGGATCCGGGACGGCGGAGGTCATCATGCTGACCACCTTCAACCGTGAGGACTATCTGCTGCGCGCGTTGCAGGCCGGCGCCAGCGGGTTCCTGCTGAAGACCGCCTCTCCCGAGCAGCTCGCCGAGGGCATCCGCACCGTGGCCGGCGGCGAGGCGCTGCTGGCCCCTGAGGTCACCCGGTCGCTGATCCGCCGAGCGGTCAGGTCCGGAAACCCGCGCGACGCGGACGTCCACGACGGCGGCCCGGGCACCCGGGAGCCCCGTGGAGGGACGGCGCCGGACCCCCTGAGTGAGCGCGAGGTGGAGGTGCTCAGCCTGGCGGCCCGGGGACTGTCGAACGCGGAGATCGGTGTGCGGCTGTTCATCGGAGCGGAGACCGTGAAGACGCATATGTCCCGAGTGCTGGCGAAGCTGCATCTGCGCAACCGCGTGGAGGCCGTCGCCTACGCCTACCACCATCGGATCGTCACCCCGGACGGAGACCCCACCTGA
- a CDS encoding transketolase family protein: MSTSNTAEQKPLRSAAMIASIADPGVETTRAPFGHALNAVAARDERIVGLTADLGKYTDLHIFGREHPQRYYQMGMAEQLMLGAAAGMAQTGLVPFVTTYSVFATRRAYDFLCLDIAEPELNVNVMAALPGLTTGYGPSHQATEDISILRGMPNLTIVDPADAVDIEQAVPQLAAAPGPSYTRLLRGAVPRVLHEYDYSFELGKAKLVRPGTDVLLIASGLMTMRALLAAEKLAAHDVDVAVLHCPTIKPFDAETVLAEIDSPRLTLTCENHTVIGGLFESVAAALARRPVGRPVHPIALPDEFLDAGALPTLHDRYGLSTDAVVARVLTELDAQG, from the coding sequence ATGAGCACCTCGAACACCGCGGAGCAGAAGCCGCTGCGGTCGGCGGCGATGATCGCCTCGATCGCCGACCCCGGCGTCGAGACCACCCGGGCACCCTTCGGGCACGCGCTCAACGCCGTGGCCGCGCGGGACGAACGGATCGTCGGCCTGACCGCGGATCTGGGCAAGTACACCGATCTGCACATCTTCGGCCGAGAGCACCCGCAGCGCTACTACCAGATGGGGATGGCCGAGCAGCTGATGCTCGGAGCAGCCGCCGGCATGGCGCAGACCGGCCTGGTGCCGTTCGTGACCACCTACTCGGTGTTCGCGACCCGCCGCGCCTACGACTTCCTGTGCCTGGACATCGCGGAGCCCGAGCTCAACGTCAACGTCATGGCGGCGCTGCCCGGACTGACCACCGGCTACGGGCCATCGCATCAGGCCACCGAGGACATCTCGATCCTGCGTGGCATGCCGAACCTGACCATCGTGGACCCGGCCGACGCCGTCGACATCGAGCAGGCCGTCCCCCAACTGGCCGCCGCCCCCGGCCCGAGCTACACCCGCCTGCTGCGCGGAGCCGTGCCGCGGGTGCTCCACGAATACGACTACAGCTTCGAGCTGGGAAAGGCGAAGCTGGTGCGCCCGGGCACGGATGTGCTGCTGATCGCCAGCGGCCTGATGACCATGCGCGCGCTGCTGGCCGCGGAGAAGCTCGCCGCCCACGACGTCGACGTCGCGGTGCTGCACTGCCCCACCATCAAGCCCTTCGACGCCGAGACGGTGCTGGCCGAGATCGACTCGCCGCGGCTGACGCTCACCTGCGAGAACCACACGGTGATCGGCGGGCTGTTCGAGTCTGTGGCGGCCGCGCTGGCCCGGCGGCCCGTGGGCAGACCGGTGCACCCCATCGCGCTGCCCGATGAGTTCCTCGACGCCGGGGCGCTGCCGACCCTGCACGACCGCTACGGCCTCTCGACCGACGCCGTCGTCGCGCGCGTGCTGACGGAGCTCGACGCCCAGGGCTGA
- a CDS encoding transketolase codes for MSTSPQPGMRAPMRDRGLDVRVKSAQEAAYQIRMGVLEQGEAQGEGYVGQALGAADLLAVAYTDQMHLDPANPDWEDRDRFLLSIGHYALAVYSALAEAGTIPREELTTYAADGSRLPMSGMSTYTPGMEISGGSLGHGLGIAVGTALGLRHQGRGRPLVLNLLSDGELDEGSTWEAAMSASHFQLGNLIALVDMNGMQADGRTEDVMRNEPQVERWESFGWHAQRVDGHDVEALIRAFDEAAEGASPTGRPHVIICDTVLGKGVPMLESREKLHFMKIAEEEWPLCKEQLTAGHRSDETEEDVR; via the coding sequence ATGAGCACCTCACCACAGCCCGGTATGCGCGCACCGATGCGCGACCGCGGCCTCGACGTCAGGGTGAAGTCAGCCCAGGAGGCCGCCTACCAGATTCGGATGGGCGTCCTCGAGCAGGGCGAGGCCCAGGGGGAGGGTTACGTCGGCCAGGCGCTCGGCGCGGCCGACCTGCTCGCCGTCGCCTACACCGATCAGATGCACCTGGACCCGGCGAACCCCGACTGGGAGGACCGCGACAGGTTCCTGCTCTCCATCGGGCATTACGCTCTGGCCGTGTACTCCGCACTGGCTGAAGCCGGGACGATCCCCCGCGAGGAGCTGACCACCTACGCCGCTGACGGCTCCCGGCTGCCGATGTCGGGGATGTCCACCTACACTCCCGGCATGGAGATCTCCGGCGGATCCCTGGGCCACGGGCTCGGCATCGCCGTGGGCACCGCGCTGGGGCTGCGCCACCAGGGCCGCGGGCGGCCCCTGGTGCTCAATCTGCTCTCCGACGGTGAGCTCGACGAGGGGTCCACCTGGGAGGCCGCGATGAGCGCGAGCCATTTCCAGCTGGGGAACCTGATCGCCCTGGTGGACATGAACGGCATGCAGGCCGATGGGCGCACTGAGGACGTGATGCGCAACGAACCCCAGGTAGAGCGCTGGGAGTCCTTCGGCTGGCACGCCCAGCGGGTGGACGGCCACGACGTCGAGGCGCTCATCCGAGCCTTCGACGAGGCCGCCGAGGGGGCATCCCCCACCGGGCGCCCGCATGTCATCATCTGCGACACCGTGCTCGGGAAGGGCGTGCCGATGCTCGAGAGTCGGGAAAAGCTGCACTTCATGAAGATCGCCGAGGAGGAATGGCCGCTCTGCAAGGAGCAGCTGACCGCCGGCCACAGGTCCGACGAGACTGAGGAGGACGTCCGATGA
- a CDS encoding TRAP transporter large permease: MSEILFAMIALLALLAVGVPVAFAILAATLVGLLLVGDFPLHVATQASFQPTGDFLLLAIPFFILTADLLANGTLGRQVIGLATRIVGRFRGGVGQSSVVTSLVFSGVSGSAVADASGLGRVLIPWTKKVGYPASYAAAVNSSTSILGVIIPPSIPMILFAATSGASVAAVFAAGVVPGIILAVGMLLVCWFVALRNGFPRVRVRLTPKRLLKDLLLALPAIVLPVLMIRLVLLYGVATVTEVSVLAALYAVVLRVTIYRDLSVKGFLQSMISTSAATGVVMLLIMTSSALSWLLTVQELPQRLASLVLDTVDAPWLIMLAMIVLLLLVGMFLDMSPAILLLTPVLLPLADRIGMDPVHLGVVMVLALAIGLFTPPVGTTLYISSSIGEVKVEQTVRALLPFYAVAMLVLLLIAFVPSLLVTL; the protein is encoded by the coding sequence GTGTCTGAGATCCTATTCGCGATGATCGCCCTGCTGGCGCTGCTGGCAGTGGGCGTGCCGGTGGCCTTCGCCATCCTGGCCGCCACCCTGGTGGGCCTGCTGCTGGTGGGCGACTTCCCGCTCCACGTGGCCACCCAGGCCTCCTTCCAGCCCACCGGGGACTTCCTGCTGCTGGCGATCCCCTTCTTCATCCTCACTGCGGACCTGCTGGCCAACGGCACCCTGGGCCGTCAGGTCATCGGTCTGGCCACGCGCATCGTGGGTCGCTTCCGGGGCGGTGTCGGGCAGTCCAGCGTGGTCACCTCGCTGGTGTTCTCCGGAGTCTCCGGCTCGGCGGTGGCCGACGCCTCAGGTCTGGGCCGAGTGCTGATCCCCTGGACCAAGAAGGTCGGGTATCCGGCCTCCTACGCGGCGGCTGTGAACTCCTCGACGTCGATCCTCGGAGTCATCATCCCGCCGTCGATCCCGATGATCCTGTTCGCGGCGACCTCCGGCGCCTCGGTGGCGGCGGTCTTCGCCGCCGGTGTGGTGCCGGGCATCATCCTGGCGGTCGGCATGCTGCTCGTCTGTTGGTTCGTCGCCCTCCGCAACGGCTTCCCCCGGGTGCGGGTCAGGCTGACCCCGAAGCGGCTGCTGAAGGACCTGCTGCTCGCGCTTCCCGCGATCGTGCTGCCGGTACTGATGATCCGCCTGGTGCTGCTCTACGGCGTCGCCACGGTCACCGAGGTCTCGGTGCTGGCCGCCCTCTATGCGGTGGTCCTGCGGGTGACGATCTACCGGGACCTCTCGGTGAAGGGCTTCCTGCAGTCGATGATCTCCACCTCCGCCGCCACCGGCGTGGTGATGCTGCTGATTATGACCTCCTCCGCGCTGAGCTGGCTGCTCACCGTTCAGGAGCTGCCTCAGCGTCTGGCATCTCTGGTCCTGGACACCGTGGACGCCCCGTGGCTGATCATGCTGGCCATGATCGTCCTGCTACTGCTGGTGGGGATGTTCCTGGACATGTCTCCGGCGATCCTGCTCCTCACCCCGGTGCTGCTGCCGCTGGCAGACCGCATCGGGATGGACCCTGTGCATCTCGGAGTGGTGATGGTCCTGGCCCTGGCGATCGGCCTGTTCACGCCGCCGGTGGGCACCACTCTGTACATCTCTTCCTCCATCGGTGAGGTCAAGGTCGAACAGACCGTCAGAGCCCTTCTCCCCTTCTATGCAGTGGCGATGCTGGTCCTGCTGCTGATCGCCTTCGTCCCCTCGCTGCTGGTCACGCTCTGA
- a CDS encoding SDR family oxidoreductase — protein MNHHSTAPEPQRTAVITGAASPRGIGRATARRYALQGWAVALLDLDGDGASAAAAEIAEETGVSALGVPVDVTDKDSVVAAAEAVRSSGLPPVGALANIAGLASPVPFLEVDLKLWQRVMDVNLTGTFLVTQAFLPDMLEHGYGRVVNMSSVSAQQGGGVFSKTPYSAAKAGILGLTRSLAREVAEHGITVNAISPGVVDTDIRAGATDEENEARLSAAVPMRRQGSAEEIGALVVWLSGIDAGYITGGTHNINGGAYIA, from the coding sequence GTGAACCACCACTCCACCGCCCCTGAGCCGCAGCGCACCGCCGTCATCACCGGCGCAGCCTCGCCCCGCGGCATCGGCCGTGCCACGGCCCGCCGCTATGCCCTCCAGGGCTGGGCCGTCGCACTGCTGGACCTCGACGGCGACGGCGCCAGCGCCGCCGCGGCTGAGATCGCTGAGGAGACGGGCGTCTCGGCGCTGGGCGTTCCTGTGGACGTGACGGACAAGGACTCCGTGGTGGCCGCCGCAGAGGCCGTGCGCTCCTCCGGGCTGCCGCCGGTCGGCGCGTTGGCCAACATCGCGGGGCTGGCCTCGCCGGTGCCGTTCCTGGAGGTCGACCTCAAGCTGTGGCAGCGCGTCATGGATGTGAACCTCACCGGGACGTTCCTGGTGACCCAGGCCTTCCTGCCGGACATGCTCGAGCACGGCTACGGCCGGGTGGTGAACATGTCTTCGGTCTCCGCACAGCAGGGTGGCGGGGTGTTCTCCAAGACCCCGTACTCCGCCGCGAAGGCCGGAATCCTGGGGCTGACCCGCTCGCTGGCCCGTGAGGTCGCCGAGCACGGGATCACCGTCAATGCGATCTCCCCGGGTGTGGTGGACACCGACATCCGCGCAGGCGCCACCGACGAGGAGAACGAGGCACGGCTCTCGGCCGCGGTGCCGATGCGACGCCAGGGCAGCGCAGAGGAGATCGGAGCCCTGGTGGTGTGGCTCTCCGGCATCGACGCCGGCTACATCACCGGCGGCACCCACAACATCAACGGAGGGGCGTACATTGCCTGA
- a CDS encoding flavodoxin domain-containing protein, producing the protein MTTLVVTASKHGSTAEIGERIATTLNARGVATHVKDVSEAGQWLYEADNVVVGLPVYRQALYGPGKLFLDSNRTELSGKPLFLFAVGGGPRLDEPLYAALRQHPHREMAYFRGAIDAEKISFFEKVQLTVAKAPKDADFRDWPAIEDWASSLLAYGIS; encoded by the coding sequence ATGACCACGTTGGTCGTCACGGCGAGCAAGCACGGCTCCACGGCGGAGATCGGTGAGCGGATCGCCACCACGCTGAATGCCCGCGGCGTCGCCACCCATGTGAAGGACGTCTCCGAGGCCGGGCAGTGGCTGTACGAGGCGGACAACGTCGTCGTCGGCCTGCCCGTCTACCGGCAGGCGCTCTACGGGCCCGGGAAGCTGTTCCTGGACAGCAACCGCACCGAGCTCAGCGGAAAGCCGCTGTTCCTCTTCGCGGTGGGCGGCGGGCCCCGGCTCGACGAGCCGCTCTACGCGGCCCTGCGTCAGCATCCGCACCGGGAGATGGCGTACTTCCGGGGCGCCATCGACGCGGAGAAGATCAGCTTCTTCGAGAAGGTGCAGCTGACCGTCGCCAAAGCTCCGAAGGATGCCGACTTCCGCGACTGGCCGGCCATCGAGGACTGGGCCAGCTCGCTGCTGGCCTACGGCATCAGCTGA
- a CDS encoding sugar phosphate isomerase/epimerase family protein, translating to MPDTTQEPASETSLGRPAASVEDPRVGISTISFRHRTVQDALRIIAELGATEVDLGAIPAVVDHVPVPFTGDPASYVEALQHHGLHGGAVNSDVGDLNDPALAPERLTHVASGLADLAAAVGGTLIVPCGRSSWEPFQDEETDLQVIAGNLRLLARICADRGVRLQVELLHHLRYVHSVERAQKVLDVVGEEIFGLLFDVSHIVASGDDPIAWLRSCAPRVERVHLRDAVPGDLNLGIGRGQVDFASVISALEAARFTGTYILELETHDIAEEDREDDAARSRAEILRLLARNHR from the coding sequence TTGCCTGACACCACGCAGGAGCCTGCGTCGGAGACTTCCCTGGGGAGGCCCGCCGCATCTGTCGAGGACCCACGGGTCGGAATCTCCACGATCTCCTTCCGGCACCGCACCGTCCAGGACGCCCTGCGGATCATCGCCGAGCTTGGCGCGACCGAGGTGGACCTCGGTGCGATCCCCGCGGTGGTGGACCACGTGCCGGTCCCCTTCACCGGTGACCCCGCCTCCTACGTCGAGGCGCTCCAGCACCACGGGCTGCACGGCGGGGCCGTGAACTCCGACGTCGGGGACCTCAACGACCCTGCCCTGGCCCCGGAGAGACTCACCCATGTGGCCTCGGGACTGGCCGATCTGGCCGCCGCCGTCGGAGGCACGCTGATCGTCCCCTGCGGACGATCCTCCTGGGAGCCCTTCCAGGACGAGGAGACGGATCTGCAGGTCATCGCGGGGAACCTGCGTCTGCTGGCGCGGATCTGCGCCGACCGGGGTGTGCGGCTGCAGGTGGAGCTGCTGCACCACCTGCGCTATGTGCACTCGGTGGAGCGTGCGCAGAAGGTCCTCGACGTCGTCGGGGAGGAGATCTTCGGGCTGCTCTTCGACGTCTCGCACATCGTGGCCTCCGGGGACGACCCGATCGCCTGGCTGCGCAGCTGCGCCCCTCGCGTGGAGCGGGTCCACCTGCGTGACGCCGTCCCGGGCGACCTGAACCTCGGCATCGGACGCGGCCAGGTGGACTTCGCCTCGGTGATCTCCGCGCTGGAGGCGGCACGCTTCACCGGCACTTACATCCTCGAGCTGGAGACCCATGACATCGCCGAGGAGGACCGCGAGGACGACGCCGCGCGCAGCCGCGCCGAGATCCTCAGACTGCTGGCCCGAAACCACCGCTGA